One region of Trichosurus vulpecula isolate mTriVul1 chromosome 1, mTriVul1.pri, whole genome shotgun sequence genomic DNA includes:
- the LOC118854434 gene encoding zinc finger protein OZF-like isoform X2 produces MLSHRSTCLTGRTPTFSLILQGDSFKRKGLVTFKDVAVDFTQEEWGLLDHAQKELYKGVMLENAQNLLSLGLPVPREDVISYFEQREAPWMLEQEGLRSCGPEREISLEMKETAVELPQRFMSDVPSDFSWREVCTTPENILTVEKYDCKQCGTGFRGKRCLIVHERIHTAKKPNECNQCGKAFRSKYGLIVHERIHTGEKPYECFQCLKAFTQRAHLIRHLPTHAREKAYECNHCGKPFQSWESLTLHEGIHTGEKSFECYQCGKALKSRESLTRHQRIHSGDKPYKCNQCGKSFTWKDGLTKHERTHTGEKPYECYQCGKAFIQQANLTRHLTTHTREKPYECNQCGKAFKLRESLTRHQKIHTGEAFQSWDSLTLHQRIHTGEKAYECDQCGKAFKWRDSLTLHQRIHTGEKPYECDQCGKAFKWRESLTLHQRIHTGEEPYKCYQCGKTYRWQESLVEHQRIHTGEKPYKCDQCGKAFRGRRSLREHQKRETLLM; encoded by the exons ATGCTCTCCCACAGATCTACCTGCCTCACAGGTAGAACACCAACTTTCTCCCTGATTCTACAGGGAGATTCATTTAAGAGGAAG GGGTTGGTGACATTCAAGGACGTGGCAGTAGacttcacccaggaggagtggggCCTTTTGGACCATGCTCAGAAGGAATTGTACAAGGGGGTCATGCTGGAGAACGCCCAGAACCTGCTCTCCTTAG GGCTGCCAGTTCCCAGAGAAGACGTGATCTCTTACTTTGAGCAAAGGGAAGCACCATGGATGCTGGAGCAAGAGGGCCTGAGGAGCTGCGGTCCAG aacgAGAGATCAGCTTGGAAATGAAGGAAACTGCTGTAGAGCTACCCCAAAGATTCATGAGTGATGTCCCCTCTGACTTCAGTTGGAGAGAAGTCTGCACAACACCTGAGAATATCCTAACTGTGGAGAAATATGACTGTAAACAGTGTGGAACGGGCTTTAGAGGGAAAAGATGTCTTATTGTACATGAGAGAATCCACACTGCAAAAAAACCTAATGAAtgcaatcaatgtggaaaggcttttagatcGAAGTACGGTCTTATTGTACatgagagaatccacactggagagaaaccttatgaatgtttTCAATGTCTAAAAGCTTTCACACAGCGGGCTCATCTTATTAGACATCTACCAACACACGCTAGAGAGAaagcttatgaatgtaatcattgTGGAAAACCTTTTCAATCGTGGGAGAGTCTTACTCTACATGAgggaatccacactggagagaaatcttTTGAATGTtatcaatgtggaaaagctttgaAATCAAGGGAGAGTCTTACccgacatcagagaatccacagtggagacaaaccttataaatgtaatcaatgCGGAAAGTCTTTTACATGGAAGGATGGTCTTACTAAACATGAGAGAAcacatacaggagagaaaccttatgaatgttaccaatgtggaaaagcttttataCAACAGGCTAATCTTACTAGACATCTGACAACACACActagagagaaaccttatgaatgtaatcaatgcgGAAAAGCTTTTAAATTGAGGGAAAGTCTTACTCGACATCAGAAGATCCACACTGGAGAGGCTTTTCAATCATGGGACAGTCTTActctacatcagagaatccatactggagagaaagcttatgaatgtgatcaatgtggaaaagcttttaaatGGAGGGACAGTCTTActctacatcagagaatccacactggagagaaaccatatgaatgtgatcaatgtggaaaagcttttaaatGGAGGGAAAGTCTTActctacatcagagaatccacactggagaggaACCTTATAAATgttatcaatgtggaaagacataCAGATGGCAAGAAAGTCTtgttgaacatcagagaatccacactggagagaaaccgtataaatgtgatcaatgtggaaaggcttttagaggTAGAAGGTCTCTGCGTGAACATCAGAAGAGAGAAACATTATTAATGTAA
- the LOC118854434 gene encoding zinc finger protein OZF-like isoform X1 encodes MPRKRRARPLPLWDPSPCPAQSAEDQGLAPAGSLEPEGMAPRSSSPPLQGLVTFKDVAVDFTQEEWGLLDHAQKELYKGVMLENAQNLLSLGLPVPREDVISYFEQREAPWMLEQEGLRSCGPEREISLEMKETAVELPQRFMSDVPSDFSWREVCTTPENILTVEKYDCKQCGTGFRGKRCLIVHERIHTAKKPNECNQCGKAFRSKYGLIVHERIHTGEKPYECFQCLKAFTQRAHLIRHLPTHAREKAYECNHCGKPFQSWESLTLHEGIHTGEKSFECYQCGKALKSRESLTRHQRIHSGDKPYKCNQCGKSFTWKDGLTKHERTHTGEKPYECYQCGKAFIQQANLTRHLTTHTREKPYECNQCGKAFKLRESLTRHQKIHTGEAFQSWDSLTLHQRIHTGEKAYECDQCGKAFKWRDSLTLHQRIHTGEKPYECDQCGKAFKWRESLTLHQRIHTGEEPYKCYQCGKTYRWQESLVEHQRIHTGEKPYKCDQCGKAFRGRRSLREHQKRETLLM; translated from the exons ATGCCTAGGAAGAGAAGAGCAAGACCTCTCCCCCTCTGGGATCCTTCTCCCTGCCCAGCTCAGTCTGCAGAGGACCAAGGCCTGGCCCCAGCAGGGAGCCTGGAGCCAGAGGGAATGGCCCCTAGGAGCAGCAGCCCTCCTCTCCAG GGGTTGGTGACATTCAAGGACGTGGCAGTAGacttcacccaggaggagtggggCCTTTTGGACCATGCTCAGAAGGAATTGTACAAGGGGGTCATGCTGGAGAACGCCCAGAACCTGCTCTCCTTAG GGCTGCCAGTTCCCAGAGAAGACGTGATCTCTTACTTTGAGCAAAGGGAAGCACCATGGATGCTGGAGCAAGAGGGCCTGAGGAGCTGCGGTCCAG aacgAGAGATCAGCTTGGAAATGAAGGAAACTGCTGTAGAGCTACCCCAAAGATTCATGAGTGATGTCCCCTCTGACTTCAGTTGGAGAGAAGTCTGCACAACACCTGAGAATATCCTAACTGTGGAGAAATATGACTGTAAACAGTGTGGAACGGGCTTTAGAGGGAAAAGATGTCTTATTGTACATGAGAGAATCCACACTGCAAAAAAACCTAATGAAtgcaatcaatgtggaaaggcttttagatcGAAGTACGGTCTTATTGTACatgagagaatccacactggagagaaaccttatgaatgtttTCAATGTCTAAAAGCTTTCACACAGCGGGCTCATCTTATTAGACATCTACCAACACACGCTAGAGAGAaagcttatgaatgtaatcattgTGGAAAACCTTTTCAATCGTGGGAGAGTCTTACTCTACATGAgggaatccacactggagagaaatcttTTGAATGTtatcaatgtggaaaagctttgaAATCAAGGGAGAGTCTTACccgacatcagagaatccacagtggagacaaaccttataaatgtaatcaatgCGGAAAGTCTTTTACATGGAAGGATGGTCTTACTAAACATGAGAGAAcacatacaggagagaaaccttatgaatgttaccaatgtggaaaagcttttataCAACAGGCTAATCTTACTAGACATCTGACAACACACActagagagaaaccttatgaatgtaatcaatgcgGAAAAGCTTTTAAATTGAGGGAAAGTCTTACTCGACATCAGAAGATCCACACTGGAGAGGCTTTTCAATCATGGGACAGTCTTActctacatcagagaatccatactggagagaaagcttatgaatgtgatcaatgtggaaaagcttttaaatGGAGGGACAGTCTTActctacatcagagaatccacactggagagaaaccatatgaatgtgatcaatgtggaaaagcttttaaatGGAGGGAAAGTCTTActctacatcagagaatccacactggagaggaACCTTATAAATgttatcaatgtggaaagacataCAGATGGCAAGAAAGTCTtgttgaacatcagagaatccacactggagagaaaccgtataaatgtgatcaatgtggaaaggcttttagaggTAGAAGGTCTCTGCGTGAACATCAGAAGAGAGAAACATTATTAATGTAA